In Deltaproteobacteria bacterium, a single window of DNA contains:
- a CDS encoding dynamin family protein, producing MGSYNTIKNKLLGVNRDIRSIIQTALSIDGLTSHPFKVWQSTTNRIERQLSEETIRVALVGSIKSGKSTLTNALFGSDFVKRGAGVVTSIITKLRPGHDLRARLEFKTWDEINAEINQALILFSSTESDTVGGNFDINREQDRLQLQHDLARLNTEQLISDDARDPNSVLLIEYLKGYDRAKDFVSFEPATHIFESDDFYKQKDFVGDESQAVFLKDICLTLKAPEGFGENLEIADCQGSDSPNPLHLAMIQDYLVQTHLIVYVVSSRTGLRQADIKFLTLIKKMGLTKNILFVVNTDFSEHETMADLERVLNRVKEEVEMILSSPHVFAFSALFNLFKSLDAEDSAEQILSRKDRLRLEHWRQDTEMVAFSDRQTESFLQTLIYRISKDRFALLLESNLERMSNIVSGTQDWIQVSQDLLLKDVGEVKKAFAEMDRRRKASAQVTVVIKDTLDGTTRKLKRDMGADVERFFDIQYGEIGQQIIHFIESYDLSLAEFEKDLKTSGFLPTLYRVFQALQQAANRFIAESINPRLVEFVRQEEKRAEDMFEQVSGPYSLMIQDTVDQHQRTMENLGINIPKRPFKTIRAPEVALVKTDSQLSIPHLASAMRYTARIKTEAILRLGFYNTLKTAKKLLKKPVTDGPDSAIRSLQDSVRRIKEQMQESITAHFLDYKENLKYQYVFKLVEAMSDRLYEALTDRMMVITSDLSDMKGLVKNKGLAKDHLAEQFSSMEMSLNAVMEKIRDAERLAENHNLLQR from the coding sequence GTGGGAAGCTATAACACTATTAAGAACAAGCTACTGGGTGTCAATAGAGATATCCGCAGCATTATTCAGACAGCCTTATCCATTGATGGCCTGACCTCGCATCCCTTTAAGGTATGGCAGTCAACGACGAATCGGATCGAGAGGCAACTGTCTGAGGAAACGATTCGGGTGGCCCTGGTTGGGTCTATTAAGTCAGGAAAGAGCACGTTGACCAATGCCTTGTTCGGAAGCGATTTTGTCAAAAGGGGCGCAGGAGTTGTAACATCCATAATAACCAAACTACGACCCGGGCACGATTTGAGAGCCAGGCTTGAGTTCAAAACCTGGGATGAAATAAACGCAGAAATAAATCAGGCCCTCATCCTTTTTTCTTCAACAGAGTCGGATACTGTCGGAGGTAATTTTGATATCAACCGCGAGCAAGATCGCCTCCAGTTACAACACGACCTTGCAAGACTGAACACAGAGCAACTCATCTCCGATGATGCCCGCGATCCGAATAGCGTTCTCCTGATTGAGTATCTTAAAGGATATGACCGGGCCAAAGACTTTGTTTCCTTTGAACCGGCAACGCACATATTTGAGTCGGATGACTTTTACAAGCAAAAAGATTTTGTTGGCGACGAGTCCCAGGCGGTCTTTTTGAAGGATATCTGCCTGACACTCAAAGCCCCTGAGGGCTTTGGAGAAAACCTTGAAATCGCCGACTGTCAAGGAAGCGACTCGCCCAACCCCCTGCACCTTGCAATGATTCAAGACTACCTCGTTCAAACGCATCTCATCGTTTACGTTGTGAGCAGCCGAACAGGTTTGCGGCAGGCAGACATCAAATTTCTCACCCTGATCAAAAAGATGGGACTGACGAAAAACATCCTGTTTGTTGTAAACACCGACTTCAGCGAGCACGAGACAATGGCCGATCTGGAGAGAGTGCTTAACAGGGTGAAAGAAGAAGTGGAGATGATTCTATCTTCTCCTCATGTGTTTGCCTTTTCTGCCCTTTTCAATCTGTTCAAAAGCCTTGACGCTGAAGACAGCGCTGAGCAAATCCTCTCCCGAAAAGATCGCCTCCGGCTTGAACACTGGCGCCAAGACACTGAGATGGTCGCGTTTTCAGACCGTCAAACAGAAAGCTTCTTGCAAACCCTGATCTACAGGATATCCAAGGATCGGTTTGCTTTGCTCTTGGAAAGCAATTTGGAAAGGATGTCTAATATCGTATCCGGCACGCAGGATTGGATTCAAGTCAGCCAAGACCTTTTGCTGAAGGATGTTGGGGAGGTTAAAAAAGCATTTGCTGAGATGGACAGGCGGCGAAAGGCTTCTGCCCAGGTAACAGTGGTAATCAAAGACACATTGGACGGCACGACACGCAAACTAAAACGGGACATGGGAGCCGACGTAGAGCGCTTCTTTGACATTCAATACGGGGAAATAGGTCAACAGATTATTCATTTTATTGAATCATATGACCTGTCGCTGGCAGAGTTCGAAAAGGATCTCAAAACTTCAGGCTTCCTACCCACACTTTACCGCGTCTTTCAGGCGTTGCAACAGGCCGCCAACCGCTTCATAGCGGAATCCATCAATCCCAGACTCGTTGAGTTTGTCCGCCAAGAGGAAAAAAGGGCGGAAGATATGTTTGAGCAGGTATCCGGCCCATACAGTCTGATGATTCAGGATACGGTTGATCAGCATCAGCGGACTATGGAAAATCTCGGCATTAACATCCCCAAACGACCTTTCAAGACGATTCGCGCCCCTGAAGTTGCTCTGGTCAAAACCGATAGCCAACTTAGCATTCCACATCTTGCAAGCGCCATGCGATATACGGCCCGGATCAAGACCGAGGCTATCTTGAGGCTGGGATTTTACAATACCTTAAAGACCGCAAAAAAGCTTTTAAAAAAGCCCGTGACAGACGGACCGGACAGTGCCATCCGTTCACTCCAAGACAGTGTGCGCCGAATCAAGGAACAGATGCAAGAGTCCATAACAGCCCATTTCCTGGACTACAAAGAAAACCTTAAATACCAATATGTCTTTAAACTGGTTGAGGCTATGTCCGACAGGTTGTACGAGGCTCTGACGGATCGGATGATGGTCATTACAAGCGATCTGTCGGACATGAAAGGTCTTGTCAAGAACAAAGGCCTGGCCAAGGACCATTTGGCCGAACAGTTTTCTTCCATGGAAATGTCGCTCAATGCTGTCATGGAAAAAATCAGGGATGCAGAAAGGCTGGCGGAAAACCACAACCTGCTACAGAGATAG
- a CDS encoding ATPase P, translated as MKSIAVPGFGSLELENVILDLNGTVTEFGDFIPGVLDYLKALAAEGFSIYILSGDTRGTLRQTFEHSPGIEAVVTKTAQEKRVFVESIGPQHTVCVGNGNIDVEMFKVARLSICTIQAEGATTRAMLQADIIVTHIKDAFEILLDPKTLIATLRA; from the coding sequence ATGAAATCCATTGCTGTTCCCGGATTTGGCTCCCTTGAGTTGGAAAATGTGATATTGGATCTGAACGGTACTGTGACCGAATTCGGGGATTTTATTCCCGGCGTTTTGGATTATCTGAAGGCTTTGGCGGCAGAGGGGTTCAGTATCTATATTCTTTCAGGGGATACACGGGGCACCTTGCGACAGACCTTCGAGCATTCTCCGGGTATCGAGGCCGTTGTCACAAAAACAGCCCAGGAGAAAAGAGTCTTTGTTGAATCGATAGGGCCACAACACACAGTTTGCGTGGGAAACGGAAACATAGACGTTGAAATGTTTAAGGTGGCCAGGCTTTCCATATGCACGATTCAGGCAGAAGGCGCCACGACCAGGGCCATGCTGCAGGCCGACATCATCGTCACTCACATCAAAGACGCCTTTGAAATTCTACTCGACCCCAAGACCTTGATTGCCACGCTGAGGGCATGA
- the dapA gene encoding 4-hydroxy-tetrahydrodipicolinate synthase: MFSGCYTALMTPFKDYAVDYEALEKLVEFQIAGGVSGILAVGTTGESPTLNWEEHNKVIGMVAEKCKGRCQSIAGTGSNNTRETLESTEHAVHVGADAALLVDPYYNGPSSLEIRREYVAPVAAKFPQIQIIPYVIPGRTGAQLLPEDLAILNEQFANVSTVKEATGSIENMKRTRECCGKDFTIMSGDDDKTLTMMTDPSIKASGVISVASNIAPKAVQDMTTFLNQGNETEAEKLVSALKPLFGIVTVKTQEETPFGTVTCRARNPLGTKTLMVILGMPAGTCRQPLGKMTRKGVEVVLDAGRTVWENNPEILQPIADFFGVDIGARLHDESLLTGLVYEEY; this comes from the coding sequence ATGTTTAGCGGATGTTATACGGCGCTGATGACGCCATTCAAGGACTATGCGGTCGATTACGAGGCCCTTGAAAAACTGGTAGAGTTTCAGATCGCAGGTGGTGTTAGTGGAATCCTGGCTGTGGGTACCACGGGTGAGAGCCCTACATTGAACTGGGAAGAGCACAACAAGGTAATCGGGATGGTGGCTGAGAAATGTAAAGGGCGGTGCCAGTCCATTGCAGGGACAGGGAGTAACAATACGCGGGAGACTCTGGAGAGCACGGAGCACGCAGTGCACGTGGGGGCTGATGCCGCTTTACTGGTAGATCCTTACTACAACGGGCCTAGCTCACTGGAGATCCGCAGGGAATATGTGGCCCCTGTGGCAGCCAAGTTCCCCCAGATCCAGATCATTCCGTATGTGATTCCGGGACGTACCGGGGCCCAGCTTTTGCCTGAAGACCTTGCCATCCTGAATGAGCAATTCGCCAATGTGAGCACGGTGAAGGAAGCTACAGGAAGCATCGAGAATATGAAACGTACCCGTGAGTGTTGCGGGAAGGACTTTACGATTATGTCCGGCGACGATGACAAGACTCTTACCATGATGACCGATCCGAGTATCAAGGCTAGCGGCGTGATCTCGGTAGCCTCCAACATTGCTCCAAAGGCTGTCCAGGACATGACCACGTTCCTGAACCAGGGCAATGAGACCGAGGCAGAAAAACTTGTGAGCGCTTTGAAACCGCTTTTCGGGATTGTGACTGTAAAGACTCAGGAGGAGACGCCTTTTGGAACGGTGACGTGCCGTGCCAGAAATCCCCTTGGCACAAAGACCCTTATGGTAATTCTTGGCATGCCCGCGGGCACATGTCGCCAGCCTCTGGGCAAGATGACTAGGAAAGGTGTAGAGGTCGTACTGGATGCTGGCCGTACCGTGTGGGAAAACAACCCGGAGATTTTGCAGCCTATCGCTGATTTTTTCGGTGTTGACATCGGAGCAAGACTCCATGACGAGTCGCTTTTGACTGGACTGGTGTATGAGGAATACTAG
- a CDS encoding ParA family protein, whose product MARKKARIISVVNEKGGVGKTVTVINLAAGLSLKGKNVLVVDMDPQLNATKGLGFSHSEESLSVYDVIKLQDPVPAKSVISHTTWKHLDLLPSHVDLSGIEIELANEVGRENRLKEALKPIEDLYDFVLLDTPPSLSLLTVNVLAFAREVLIPCQTHPYAYGAMDELLETVSIIQEEINPSIRIMGVVPTFFDQRTRVSNKIIEDLRADKRFKKNLLGTVVRINTTIAESAHYGKPVVFFRRSSPGALDYLALTNEILA is encoded by the coding sequence ATGGCCAGAAAAAAGGCGCGGATCATTTCAGTGGTTAATGAAAAGGGCGGGGTCGGAAAAACCGTAACGGTTATCAACTTGGCAGCAGGGCTTTCTCTGAAGGGAAAAAATGTGCTGGTCGTTGACATGGACCCCCAGCTAAATGCTACAAAAGGTCTGGGCTTCAGTCACAGCGAGGAGAGCCTTTCAGTCTATGACGTTATCAAGTTGCAAGACCCTGTTCCGGCCAAGTCGGTCATTTCGCATACAACGTGGAAGCACCTTGATCTTCTTCCTTCCCACGTGGACCTCTCCGGGATTGAGATAGAGTTGGCAAACGAAGTCGGGCGGGAGAATCGCCTTAAGGAAGCCTTGAAACCTATTGAAGATCTTTACGACTTTGTGCTGCTGGACACCCCGCCGAGTCTTTCCCTTCTCACTGTCAATGTGCTCGCCTTCGCCCGAGAGGTCTTGATACCGTGCCAAACGCACCCCTATGCCTATGGTGCAATGGATGAACTCCTTGAAACTGTTTCAATCATACAGGAAGAGATCAACCCGAGCATAAGAATAATGGGTGTGGTGCCCACCTTTTTTGACCAGCGCACAAGGGTATCAAACAAGATCATTGAAGATTTGAGAGCAGACAAGCGTTTTAAGAAAAATCTTCTTGGTACGGTTGTCCGAATCAATACCACAATAGCCGAAAGCGCGCATTATGGAAAACCTGTCGTATTTTTCAGACGCTCCAGCCCGGGAGCCCTGGACTATCTGGCGCTCACGAATGAAATCCTGGCCTAG
- a CDS encoding glyceraldehyde-3-phosphate dehydrogenase — protein sequence MNNTALGINGMGRIAKLSIWQHIGRKSFSEIVVNIGRAVGTSLEDVARFIEKDSTYGTLHNYIHGYRAGRVIDNLDEKTGSMSIDGVRVTILREVRDPRHIPWKSHGVDVVVESTGQFTDPTLAPDAPGGAVRGHLAAGARKVIVSAPFKIKDKAAPMPEDAVTTVLGINDSDFDPAKHKILSNASCTTNCLAHMLKPLLDYFGFERILTASMATVHAVTGSQLVLDRAPKAGAVDLRRNRSVFNNIILTTTGAAKALALVIPEMKKIGFIAESVRIPTSTGSLIILVIDIQDDSVSAPINRNQINQIYEDAAERDKKGYLQFSDDQNVSSDIIGYPLAAAVIEGQETHTRTATISFDLTRLKGYSEEVGERLGQSIVDIPVTKIVVYGWYDNEMGGYAHMLADRTATVASMLD from the coding sequence ATGAACAACACAGCGCTTGGAATCAACGGCATGGGACGTATTGCCAAACTTTCCATCTGGCAACACATAGGAAGGAAGAGCTTTTCGGAAATTGTGGTAAACATTGGCCGTGCCGTGGGCACAAGCCTCGAGGATGTTGCTCGTTTCATTGAAAAGGACTCCACATACGGCACCTTGCATAACTACATCCATGGTTACAGGGCAGGTCGTGTGATTGACAACCTGGACGAAAAGACGGGCTCAATGTCGATTGACGGCGTCCGAGTTACCATCCTGCGGGAGGTTCGTGATCCCAGGCACATTCCGTGGAAATCCCATGGGGTTGATGTAGTGGTTGAATCAACAGGGCAGTTCACCGATCCAACCCTGGCCCCGGACGCACCGGGAGGCGCCGTGCGGGGTCACTTGGCTGCCGGGGCACGCAAGGTAATTGTGTCAGCTCCATTCAAGATAAAGGACAAGGCCGCCCCTATGCCCGAAGATGCGGTCACCACGGTCTTAGGTATCAATGATAGTGACTTTGACCCGGCCAAACACAAAATCCTATCAAACGCCTCTTGCACCACAAACTGCTTGGCCCACATGCTTAAGCCCCTGTTGGATTATTTCGGTTTTGAAAGGATTCTCACTGCGTCCATGGCGACTGTCCATGCGGTAACGGGTTCCCAGTTGGTTCTGGATCGAGCCCCCAAGGCAGGAGCAGTTGATCTCCGACGCAACCGGAGCGTGTTCAACAACATCATTCTAACCACCACAGGAGCCGCAAAAGCCCTGGCCCTGGTAATTCCGGAGATGAAAAAGATCGGATTTATCGCCGAATCAGTAAGGATTCCAACCAGTACGGGCTCACTGATCATCCTGGTCATAGATATTCAGGACGATTCTGTCTCTGCCCCAATAAATCGGAACCAAATCAATCAAATTTACGAAGACGCTGCCGAGAGGGACAAAAAAGGCTATCTTCAGTTTTCCGACGATCAGAACGTATCTTCAGATATTATCGGCTACCCCTTGGCTGCGGCAGTAATAGAGGGTCAAGAGACTCACACCCGCACGGCCACCATCTCTTTTGACCTGACACGCCTTAAGGGCTATTCAGAAGAAGTTGGAGAGCGTCTGGGTCAGAGTATCGTTGACATACCTGTTACAAAGATAGTCGTCTACGGCTGGTACGATAACGAAATGGGCGGATATGCCCACATGCTCGCAGATCGGACGGCAACGGTCGCTTCCATGCTGGACTAA